Proteins from a single region of Gossypium arboreum isolate Shixiya-1 chromosome 1, ASM2569848v2, whole genome shotgun sequence:
- the LOC108483663 gene encoding structural maintenance of chromosomes protein 2-1 — MYIKEICLEGFKSYATRTVVPGFDPFFNAITGLNGSGKSNILDSICFVLGITNLQQVRAANLQELVYKQGQAGITKATVSIIFDNSDRSRSPLGYADHSEITVTRQIVVGGRNKYLINGKLAQPSQVQNLFHSVQLNVNNPHFLIMQGRITKVLNMKPPEILSMLEEAAGTRMYETKKEFALKTLEKKQSKVDEINKLLDQEILPALEKLRKERMQYMQWANGNAELDRLKRFCVAYEYVQAETIRDSAVGEVERVKAKITEIDNDAERTKVEIQDMETNISKLTAQKEATMGGEVKTLSDEVDSLSKSLVQEVSVLESKEDTLKGEKENAEKIIHNIEDLKQSIEGKAIALQKSEQGAADLNKRFEDLSKSLEDLEKEHQAVLAGKSSGNEEKCLEDQLGDAKVAVGTAETELKQLKTKISHCEKELGEKTRQLKSKRAEAVDVENELNSRRKGLEKVEIELENLPYKEGQMEALQKDRASELELIQKLKDEVRDHSAQLANVQFNYRDPVKNFDRTKVKGVVAKLIKVKDSSAMTALEVTAGGKLFNLVVDSENTGKQLLQNGELRRRVTIIPLNKIQPNNVHPRVQQSATRLVGKENAKLALSLVGFDKELESAMEYVFGGTFVCRTTEAAKEVAFNRDIRTPSVTLEGDIFQPSGLLTGGSRRGGGDLLRRLHDLAEAESKLAVHQKKLSEVEAKIADLLPLQKKFTDLKAQLELKMHDLSLFQNRAEKNEHHKLAEMVKSIEQELELARSTVKEKQILYEKLVSTVSELEKSIRDNDNNREGRLKDLERKIKATKAKMQSASKDLKGHINEKEKLVMEREAFIQEQSSLENQLTFLRAQINNLNVEMQEQVAKVDSLKKNHDQLQSKLDSARLKMKECDSEISSILKQQQKLQHKLSNVKLERKKLENEVKQMEMEQKDCSTKVDKLIEKHAWIATERQLFGRSGTDYDFASRDPHKAREELDKLQTEQSSLEKRVNKKVMAMFEKAEDEYNDLMSKKNTVENDKSKIKKTIEELDEKKKETLKVTWVKVNHDFGSIFSTLLPGTMAKLEPPEGCSFLDGLEVRVAFGGVWKQSLSELSGGQRSLLALSLILALLLFKPAPLYILDEVDAALDLSHTQNIGRMIKAHFPHSQFIVVSLKEGMFNNANVLFRTKFVDGVSTVLRTVASKSSR; from the exons ATGTACATCAAGGAAATATGTTTGGAAGGGTTCAAATCCTACGCCACGAGGACCGTCGTCCCTGGTTTCGATCCCTTCTTCAATGCCATTACGGGTTTAAACGGGTCGGGGAAATCCAACATTTTGGACTCGATTTGCTTTGTCCTAGGTATCACCAATTTGCAGCAAGTTCGAGCTGCCAATCTTCAAGAGCTCGTTTACAAGCAAGGCCAAGCTGGAATTACTAAGGCAACTGTCTCCATTATTTTCGACAACTCCGATAGATCTCGGAGTCCACTTGGTTATGCGGATCACTCTGAGATTACAGTAACTCGACAA ATTGTAGTTGGTGGGAGGAACAAATATTTGATCAATGGAAAACTTGCGCAGCCAAGCCAAGTACAGAACCTTTTCCATTCGGTTCAACTTAATGTTAATAATCCGCATTTTCTGATAATGCAAGGTCGCATCACCAAGGTTTTAAATATGAAACCTCCTGAGATTTTATCAATGCTTGAAGAGGCTGCTGGAACAAGAATGTATGAAACAAAGAAAGAGTTCGCATTGAAAACACTCGAGAAGAAACAGAGTAAGGTAGATGAGATAAATAAGCTTCTTGATCAAGAAATACTGCCTGCTTTGGAGAAGTTAAGAAAAGAACGGATGCAGTATATGCAATGGGCTAATGGGAATGCGGAGCTGGATCGACTTAAAAGGTTTTGTGTTGCTTATGAGTATGTTCAAGCAGAGACGATTAGAGATAGTGCGGTTGGTGAAGTGGAAAGGGTAAAGGCAAAGATAACTGAAATTGATAATGATGCAGAAAGAACAAAGGTGGAAATTCAGGATATGGAGACAAATATATCGAAGTTGACTGCTCAAAAGGAAGCTACTATGGGTGGAGAAGTTAAAACCTTGTCTGATGAAGTAGATTCACTATCTAAATCTCTAGTGCAGGAAGTGTCTGTGCTGGAGAGTAAAGAGGATACTCTCAAGGGAGAGAAAGAGAATGCTGAAAAG ATCATTCACAACATTGAAGATTTAAAGCAGTCTATTGAAGGTAAAGCTATTGCATTGCAAAAGTCTGAACAAGGAGCAGCTGATCTGAACAAGAGATTTGAGGATCTTTCTAAGAGTTTGGAAGATCTTGAAAAGGAACACCAG GCTGTCCTAGCTGGCAAGAGCAGTGGAAATGAAGAGAAATGTCTAGAGGATCAACTAGGAGATGCCAAAGTTGCTGTTGGGACTGCTGAAACAGAATTGAAGCAGCTGAAAACAAAAATTAGCCACTGTGAAAAGGAGCTAGGAGAGAAAACACGCCAATTAAAGTCAAAGCGTGCAGAAGCAGTTGATGTGGAGAATGAGCTTAATTCTAGGAGAAAAGGTTTGGAAAAAGTTGAAATTGAGTTGGAAAATCTTCCATACAAAGAAGGCCAGATGGAAGCATTGCAAAAG GACCGTGCATCTGAGTTGGAGCTCATCCAGAAGCTGAAAGATGAAGTACGGGATCATTCAGCGCAGTTAGCAAATGTTCAGTTCAATTATCGTGATCCTGTGAAAAATTTTGACCGGACAAAGGTGAAAGGAGTGGTTGCAAAACTAATAAAAGTGAAGGATAGCTCAGCAATGACAGCCTTAGAG GTTACTGCAGGTGGAAAGTTATTTAATTTGGTCGTTGACAGTGAAAATACAGGAAAGCAGCTGCTTCAGAATGGTGAACTACGAAGAAGAGTAACAATTATACCTTTAaacaaaatccaaccaaataatGTTCACCCTAGGGTTCAGCAGTCTGCTACTAGATTG GTTGGCAAGGAGAATGCAAAGCTGGCACTTTCTTTGGTTGGCTTTGATAAGGAATTGGAG AGTGCTATGGAATATGTATTTGGTGGCACTTTTGTTTGTAGAACCACTGAAGCTGCAAAGGAG GTTGCTTTTAATCGGGACATTCGTACTCCTAGTGTCACCCTTGAAGGTGATATATTTCAACCTAGTGGTCTCTTAACTGGTGGAAGCCGCAG GGGTGGTGGTGATCTTCTAAGGCGACTTCATGATTTGGCAGAGGCTGAATCAAAACTTGCAGTGCACCAGAAGAAGTTATCAGAAGTTGAAGCAAAG ATTGCAGACCTTCTGCCTCTTCAGAAAAAGTTCACGGACCTTAAAGCACAGTTAGAACTTAAAATGCATGACCTTTCCTTGTTTCAAAACAGGGCAGAGAAAAATGAGCATCATAAG CTTGCAGAAATGGTAAAGAGCATCGAGCAAGAACTTGAACTAGCAAGATCAACTGTTAAAGAAAAGCAGATTTTGTATGAAAAACTTGTTAGTACAGTTTCAGAACTTGAAAAATCAATTAgggataatgataataatagagAGGGCAGACTTAAAGACTTGGAGAGGAAGATTAAGGCCACAAAAGCTAAAATGCAGTCAGCTTCAAAGGATCTCAAG GGGCATATAAATGAAAAAGAGAAACTTGTCATGGAACGGGAGGCATTCATACAAGAACAATCATCTTTAGAGAATCAATTGACTTTTTTGAGAGCGCAAATTAACAATCTCAATGTGGAAATGCAGGAACAAGTGGCCAAG GTTGATTCCCTAAAAAAAAATCATGACCAGTTGCAATCTAAGTTGGATTCTGCTCGTTTAAAGATGAAGGAGTGTGATTCTGAAATTAGCAGTATTCTTAAGCAGCAACAAAAACTTCAGCATAAGCTTAGCAACGTGAAGCTTGAGAGGAAAAAGTTGGAAAATGAG GTAAAGCAAATGGAGATGGAGCAGAAAGATTGCTCCACGAAAGTAGACAAACTGATTGAGAAGCATGCCTGGATTGCTACTGAAAGGCAACTTTTTGGCAGAAGTGGGACAGATTATGATTTTGCATCCCGTGATCCTCATAAAGCAAGGGAAGAACTTGACAAGCTTCAAACTGAACAATCAAG CCTTGAAAAAAGAGTAAATAAGAAAGTGATGGCGATGTTTGAGAAAGCTGAAGATGAGTATAATGATTTGATGTCGAAGAAAAACACTGTGGAG AACGACAAATCTAAAATTAAGAAGACAATTgaagagctagatgagaagaagaaagaaacacTAAAGGTCACTTGGGTCAAAGTTAACCA TGATTTTGGGTCCATCTTTTCTACGCTGTTGCCGGGAACTATGGCAAAGCTCGAACCACCAGAAGGCTGCAGCTTCTTAGATGGTCTTGAGGTCCGTGTTGCATTTGGTGGTGTTTGGAAACAGTCCTTGTCTGAGTTGAGTGGAGGTCAACGGTCTCTACTTGCACTTTCACTAATCTTGGCTCTGCTGCTGTTTAAACCGGCTCCACTTTATATACTTGACGAA GTTGATGCTGCACTAGATCTAAGCCACACTCAGAATATAGGGAGAATGATTAAGGCTCACTTTCCGCACTCCCAG TTTATTGTTGTTTCACTGAAAGAGGGCATGTTTAATAACGCCAACGTTCTTTTCCGAACAAAATTCGTGGATGGTGTTTCCACAGTCCTGAGGACCGTTGCATCTAAGTCTAGCAGGTGA
- the LOC108480391 gene encoding cell number regulator 6-like, translating to MADAQSRYVKLTKDQVPLEDIQPGELNQPIDVPQLHVRKCNECGQPLPENFEPPAVEPWTTGIFGCAEDTESCWTGLFCPCVLFGRNIESLRDDTPWTTPCICHAICVEGGIALAVATAFVHGIEPKTTFLIYEGLLFAWWMCGIYTGLSRQSLQKKYHLKNSPCDPCMVHCCMHWCALCQEHREMKGRLSDDFVMPMTVVNPPPVQEMTANNENQDSTPPPSGTSTNLEMQAL from the exons ATGGCGGACGCGCAATCCAGATACGTTAAGCTGACAAAAGATCAGGTACCTTTAGAGGATATCCAACCTGGTGAACTTAATCAGCCCATTGATGTTCCTCag TTGCATGTCCGAAAGTGCAATGAATGTGGACAGCCTTTACCTGAAAATTTTGAACCTCCTGCTGTTGAACCTTGGACAACTGGAATTTTTGGCTGTGCTGAAGATACAGAAagtt GCTGGACGGGACTATTTTGTCCATGTGTTCTATTTGGGCGTAATATTGAGAGCTTGAGAGATGATACGCCCTGGACTACACCATGCATTTGTCATGCTATTTGTGTTGAAGGTGGCATTGCATTGGCAGTTGCAACAGCTTTTGTCCATGGTATTGAGCCGAAGACAACATTTCTCATTTACGAGGGTTTGTTGTTTGCTTGGTGGATGTGTGGAATATATACTGGCCTTTCTCGGCAATCCTTACAGAAAAAGTATCATCTCAAG AATTCACCCTGTGATCCTTGCATGGTGCATTGCTGCATGCACTGGTGTGCTTTATGCCAGGAGCATAGAGAGATGAAGGGACGGCTATCAGATGACTTTGTCATGCCAATGACTGTTGTCAACCCTCCTCCTGTTCAAGAGATGACCGCCAATAATGAAAACCAGGATTCCACACCACCACCCTCTGGGACTAGCACAAACTTGGAGATGCAAGCTCTCTAA